A region of Haloplanus sp. XH21 DNA encodes the following proteins:
- a CDS encoding SDR family oxidoreductase, whose amino-acid sequence MQPKTVLITGSSSGIGHATATAFLDEGWEVYATARNPADVETLGEQGCSIATLDVTEDDDVERVVDRVMDEQGRIDCLVNNAGYAQFGPTEDIPVDAVQQQFDVNVYGPHRLTRAVLPHMRRRRDGTIVNVSSVAGRVSFPGGGTYCGSKFALEAMTDALRAEVDEYGIDAVLIEPGPVETGFSERAERELEGIERSGAYDAFYDVFEDTQAIGGGGLGAVSPERVADDILNAASATKPASRVPVGPVARAAVLGRFVPDALRDRAFSLLERLR is encoded by the coding sequence GTGCAACCGAAGACCGTCCTCATCACGGGGAGTTCGTCCGGTATCGGCCACGCGACGGCCACGGCCTTTCTCGACGAGGGGTGGGAGGTCTACGCCACCGCCCGCAACCCCGCCGACGTGGAGACGCTCGGAGAACAGGGCTGTTCCATCGCCACCCTCGACGTGACCGAGGACGACGACGTGGAACGGGTCGTCGACCGGGTGATGGACGAACAGGGACGGATCGACTGCCTGGTCAACAACGCCGGCTACGCGCAGTTCGGCCCGACCGAAGACATCCCCGTCGACGCCGTCCAGCAGCAGTTCGACGTGAACGTCTACGGCCCGCACCGGCTGACCCGCGCGGTGCTCCCCCACATGCGCCGGCGGCGCGACGGCACCATCGTCAACGTCTCCAGCGTGGCCGGGCGGGTCTCCTTCCCCGGCGGCGGGACGTACTGCGGATCGAAGTTCGCGCTCGAAGCCATGACCGACGCGCTCCGAGCGGAAGTCGACGAGTACGGCATCGACGCCGTCCTGATCGAACCCGGGCCGGTCGAGACGGGATTCAGCGAACGCGCCGAGCGCGAACTCGAGGGAATCGAGCGATCGGGGGCCTACGACGCGTTCTACGACGTGTTCGAGGACACCCAGGCCATCGGCGGCGGGGGACTCGGCGCGGTGTCGCCCGAGCGCGTCGCCGACGACATCCTCAACGCCGCGAGCGCGACGAAACCGGCGAGTCGAGTCCCGGTCGGTCCCGTCGCCCGCGCGGCCGTCCTCGGACGGTTCGTCCCCGATGCCCTGCGCGATCGGGCGTTCTCGCTGCTGGAGCGGTTACGCTAA